From Posidoniimonas polymericola, a single genomic window includes:
- a CDS encoding DNA-directed RNA polymerase subunit alpha C-terminal domain-containing protein: MATRIPLDRAQAQSEELKDRLEMSTAEIGLAVRTTNCLEEKGVFTVHDLLHCTQEDLLSISNFGEKTLEEVYKALENVGFYRPGRATLPSQRKAK, encoded by the coding sequence ATGGCTACTCGCATCCCGCTGGACCGCGCTCAGGCGCAGTCGGAAGAGCTTAAGGACCGCCTGGAGATGAGCACGGCCGAGATCGGCCTGGCTGTCCGCACGACGAACTGCCTGGAAGAGAAGGGCGTTTTCACCGTGCACGACCTGCTGCACTGCACGCAGGAAGACCTGCTGAGCATCTCGAACTTCGGCGAGAAGACGCTTGAAGAGGTCTACAAGGCACTAGAGAATGTAGGCTTCTACCGCCCCGGCCGCGCCACGCTGCCGTCGCAGCGTAAGGCCAAGTAG
- a CDS encoding Rieske (2Fe-2S) protein, with the protein MPDDPQTAGPGWHDLGPAHQLPPGEVIEAVAGDRIVAVANVDGELLALDGICAHQGGPLGKGRLEACTLTCPWHGWQYDVRTGRQQLSQTIRQASFAVQVRSDRIWVRLDPPA; encoded by the coding sequence ATGCCTGACGACCCGCAGACCGCAGGCCCCGGCTGGCACGACCTCGGCCCCGCCCACCAGCTCCCGCCCGGCGAGGTAATCGAGGCGGTCGCGGGCGACCGGATCGTGGCGGTCGCCAATGTCGACGGCGAGCTGTTGGCCCTGGACGGGATCTGCGCCCACCAGGGAGGCCCGCTCGGCAAGGGCCGGCTGGAGGCTTGCACGCTGACCTGCCCCTGGCACGGCTGGCAGTACGATGTCCGCACCGGCCGCCAGCAGCTCAGCCAGACCATCCGCCAGGCGTCCTTTGCGGTCCAGGTCCGTAGCGATAGGATATGGGTACGCCTCGATCCGCCGGCCTAA
- a CDS encoding Mur ligase family protein, which yields MQTSLRQPAGVCLLETLADARVFGDRGIYAESCTTDATDTRPGDVYFAVDSFVEDVAAAAKLAVESGAKAIVTDQYLPIFDVPQFVVSDARVAYGEFCQQLVGDPSRSLTLAGVAGAHGKSTVSRLLTSILKHAGTRCGCLVDNLEFNGSVANENHHPAPGAARLARWLGDCDADGCQAAVLELSPRSLRQHSHAGVRLGLLCLTNQNFDRSSGRSPEDERQLAARLVADLPPFATLVTNVNDPHCVKLAAERDGLTMTYGLDKPADVQGTIIESSAGGQVLMVTIGCTTTAVSLPIGGEAFALDYLAAIASAHALGLALDKAATGAEAAPHPPGIMQPTTCGQSFTVQLDRGATPERVRAALNAARRTTTGRVIVVLPENPPAAVCTVATSLGDMVILPRDGEPSGEPCQTKQVEDRFSAIALALGLADPGDTVVLAGVPKPPACRRAEEGLVKQLLELRIANTREPVTMP from the coding sequence GTGCAGACCAGTCTTAGACAACCGGCCGGCGTATGCCTGCTCGAAACCCTGGCGGATGCCCGGGTGTTCGGCGATCGGGGCATTTACGCTGAGAGCTGCACCACCGACGCCACCGACACGCGTCCCGGCGACGTCTACTTCGCCGTAGACAGCTTCGTCGAGGACGTCGCGGCGGCCGCCAAGCTGGCGGTGGAGAGCGGCGCCAAGGCGATCGTCACCGATCAGTACCTGCCGATCTTCGACGTGCCGCAGTTCGTCGTCTCGGACGCCCGCGTCGCTTACGGCGAGTTCTGCCAACAGCTGGTGGGCGACCCCAGCCGCTCGCTGACGCTGGCGGGCGTTGCCGGGGCCCACGGCAAGTCAACCGTATCGCGGCTGCTCACGAGCATCCTCAAGCACGCCGGCACACGCTGCGGCTGCCTGGTCGACAACCTCGAGTTCAACGGCTCGGTCGCCAACGAGAACCACCACCCGGCGCCCGGCGCCGCCCGCCTGGCCCGCTGGCTTGGCGACTGCGACGCCGACGGCTGCCAGGCCGCCGTGCTCGAGCTCTCGCCCCGCTCGCTGCGTCAGCACAGCCACGCCGGCGTCCGGCTCGGCCTCCTCTGCCTGACCAATCAAAACTTCGATCGCTCCAGCGGCCGCTCCCCCGAGGACGAGCGGCAGCTCGCCGCGCGGCTCGTCGCTGACCTGCCGCCGTTCGCGACGCTGGTCACCAACGTCAACGACCCCCACTGCGTCAAGCTGGCCGCCGAGCGCGACGGGCTGACCATGACGTACGGCCTCGACAAGCCGGCGGACGTGCAGGGCACGATCATCGAATCCAGCGCCGGCGGTCAGGTGCTGATGGTCACCATCGGCTGCACGACCACGGCGGTCAGCCTGCCGATCGGCGGCGAAGCGTTCGCGCTCGACTACCTGGCCGCAATCGCCTCGGCCCACGCTCTGGGCTTGGCGCTTGACAAGGCCGCGACCGGAGCCGAAGCGGCGCCGCACCCGCCGGGGATCATGCAGCCCACGACGTGCGGCCAGTCGTTCACTGTCCAACTAGACCGCGGCGCCACGCCCGAGCGGGTCCGGGCCGCGCTCAACGCCGCCCGCCGGACCACGACCGGACGGGTCATCGTGGTGCTGCCGGAGAACCCGCCCGCGGCGGTGTGCACGGTGGCGACCTCGCTGGGCGACATGGTCATCCTGCCCCGCGACGGCGAGCCTTCGGGCGAGCCGTGCCAAACGAAACAAGTCGAAGACCGCTTCAGCGCAATCGCGTTGGCGCTCGGCCTGGCCGATCCCGGCGACACCGTGGTATTGGCGGGTGTGCCCAAGCCGCCCGCCTGCCGCCGCGCCGAGGAGGGGCTGGTCAAGCAACTCCTGGAGCTGCGAATCGCCAACACCCGGGAGCCGGTCACCATGCCATAA
- a CDS encoding GNAT family N-acetyltransferase — protein MQPVSSPLLEQLLFSKQTFDPEGMIVACRNGRPIGFAHGGFGPSDDGSSIDYSMGATQMLMTLPTMRSPELIADLLAASEEYLRSRGAKVLYGGGMRPLDGFYLGLYGGSELSGVLESDRLMTDAFQQSSYEVAARALVLHHELSRHRPAVSREQRLLKRETQFQQNFSPAVTNWWDANRLADADRQVFRLTPRRTLDTLARVEFWDIEPLATRWGIRTAGLRELHVPAEHRRRKLASFLLNESFKTLRKRGVALLEAHVMQDNEPALNLYRGMDFTQVDTGVVFRKPGGTA, from the coding sequence GTGCAGCCGGTCTCTTCGCCGTTGCTCGAGCAGCTGCTGTTCTCCAAGCAGACGTTCGACCCGGAGGGGATGATTGTCGCGTGCCGCAACGGCCGGCCGATCGGGTTCGCGCACGGCGGCTTCGGCCCCAGCGACGACGGCAGCAGCATCGACTACTCGATGGGCGCCACCCAGATGCTGATGACGCTGCCGACCATGCGCTCCCCGGAGCTGATCGCCGACCTCCTGGCGGCCTCCGAAGAGTACCTCCGGTCCCGCGGGGCCAAGGTGCTGTACGGCGGCGGCATGCGGCCGCTCGACGGCTTCTACCTCGGCCTGTACGGCGGCAGCGAGCTCTCCGGCGTGCTCGAGTCCGACCGCCTGATGACCGACGCCTTCCAGCAGTCCAGCTACGAGGTCGCCGCCCGCGCGCTGGTCCTGCACCACGAGCTCTCCCGCCACCGCCCCGCGGTCTCGCGCGAGCAGCGGCTGCTCAAACGCGAGACCCAGTTTCAGCAGAACTTCTCGCCGGCAGTCACCAACTGGTGGGACGCCAACCGGCTGGCCGACGCCGACCGCCAGGTGTTCCGCCTCACGCCACGGCGGACGCTCGACACGCTCGCCCGCGTCGAGTTCTGGGACATCGAGCCGCTGGCCACCCGCTGGGGGATCCGCACCGCCGGCCTGCGCGAGCTCCACGTCCCGGCCGAGCACCGCCGCCGCAAGCTCGCCTCGTTCCTGCTGAATGAATCGTTCAAGACCCTCCGCAAGCGCGGCGTCGCCCTGCTCGAGGCGCACGTCATGCAGGACAACGAGCCGGCGCTCAACCTTTACCGCGGCATGGACTTCACCCAGGTCGACACCGGCGTCGTGTTCCGCAAGCCGGGCGGCACGGCGTAG
- a CDS encoding ATP-dependent helicase codes for MDPLLQKLNAAQREAVLHVDGPLLILAGPGSGKTRVVTHRIAHLLKQGVHASQILALTFTNKAAQEMRRRVEQLAPGERVWVSTFHRFGARLLRERADLVGLGQNFTIYDTSDSRQTLKRVIEAEKIPTMHYTADRIAAGISSAKNKLITADEYQPRSSSPLSSVVARAYPAYQERLLASSAVDFDDLLLHVAKLLKDNPEVRAELDSRFRYVLVDEYQDTNRAQYVILRALSLDYPNLAATGDPDQSIYGWRGADLNNILDFEKDYGQAKVIRLEQNYRSTKAILRAADMLIGHNQRRKKKALFTENDEGAPIRLVTYADQDAEASAIAQQIRAAIDSGERKASDFAVFYRINALSRSVERALRAHRVPFQMVRGQEFYQRKEIKDVLAYCQLINNPKDDVAFVRTVNSPTRGIGKKTLDALNDHAYRYGTPLLDAAREAGLIEGLAKRSATKLSQFVALVEKLASRAAGPVEEVIGSVITESGYRQRLVDSDDEEDASRLANIEELLTDARQFDEESEGEFEGGAGLEEYLERTWLVNETDNWEDDSDKVTLMTLHAAKGLEFPVVYLVAVEDGILPHERSSMDTQQLEEERRLAFVGITRAEQQLQLSLVRRRDFRGQRRMAVPSSFLMEMPTAEMDTDHGGQTFEIDPWEQFELPPEEEVWTDPNAAEPEESKPSISAAITTAAELSGEAAPKPSHPPQPHTRFSPDDFSLDMTVRHPEYGLGKIKSLSGAGKRRAATVEFALAGERRIVLAHSPLEPVGNKG; via the coding sequence GTGGACCCGCTCCTTCAAAAACTCAACGCCGCCCAGCGCGAGGCGGTGCTGCACGTCGACGGCCCGCTGCTGATCCTCGCCGGACCGGGCAGTGGCAAGACGCGGGTCGTCACGCACCGCATCGCCCACCTGCTCAAGCAGGGCGTGCACGCCTCGCAGATCCTGGCGCTGACCTTCACCAACAAGGCCGCCCAGGAGATGCGCCGCCGCGTCGAACAGCTCGCCCCCGGCGAGCGGGTGTGGGTCAGCACGTTCCACCGCTTCGGCGCCCGCCTGCTCCGTGAGCGGGCCGACCTGGTCGGCCTCGGCCAGAACTTCACGATCTACGACACCTCCGACTCGCGGCAGACGCTCAAGCGGGTCATCGAGGCCGAGAAGATCCCGACCATGCACTACACCGCCGACCGCATCGCGGCCGGCATCAGCTCCGCCAAGAACAAGCTCATCACCGCCGACGAGTACCAGCCCCGCAGCAGCAGCCCGCTGTCGAGCGTGGTGGCGCGGGCGTACCCGGCGTACCAAGAGCGGCTGCTCGCCTCCAGCGCGGTCGACTTCGACGACCTGCTGCTGCACGTCGCGAAGCTGCTGAAGGACAACCCCGAGGTCCGCGCCGAGCTCGACAGCCGCTTCCGCTACGTGCTGGTCGACGAGTACCAGGACACCAACCGGGCCCAGTACGTCATCCTCCGGGCGTTGTCGCTCGACTACCCCAACCTGGCCGCCACCGGCGATCCGGACCAGTCGATCTACGGCTGGCGTGGCGCCGACCTCAACAACATCCTCGACTTCGAGAAGGACTACGGCCAGGCCAAGGTGATCCGCCTGGAGCAGAACTACCGCAGCACCAAGGCGATCCTCCGCGCCGCCGACATGCTGATCGGCCACAACCAGCGCCGCAAGAAGAAGGCCCTGTTCACCGAGAACGACGAGGGCGCCCCGATCCGCCTGGTGACCTACGCCGACCAGGACGCCGAGGCGTCGGCCATCGCCCAGCAGATCCGCGCCGCCATCGACTCCGGCGAACGCAAGGCGAGCGACTTCGCTGTCTTCTACCGCATCAACGCGCTCTCCCGCTCGGTCGAGCGCGCGCTGCGGGCCCACCGCGTGCCGTTCCAGATGGTCCGCGGCCAGGAGTTCTACCAACGCAAAGAGATCAAGGACGTGCTGGCCTACTGCCAGCTGATCAACAACCCGAAGGACGACGTCGCGTTTGTGAGGACGGTCAACTCGCCGACCCGCGGCATCGGCAAGAAAACCCTCGACGCGCTGAACGACCACGCCTACCGCTACGGCACGCCCCTGCTCGATGCGGCCCGCGAGGCCGGGCTGATCGAGGGGCTGGCTAAACGCTCGGCCACGAAGCTCTCGCAGTTCGTTGCGCTGGTTGAGAAGCTCGCGAGCCGCGCCGCCGGCCCGGTCGAGGAAGTCATCGGCAGCGTGATCACCGAGTCGGGCTACCGCCAGCGGCTCGTCGACAGCGACGACGAGGAGGACGCCAGCCGGCTGGCCAATATCGAGGAGCTGCTGACCGACGCGCGGCAGTTCGACGAAGAATCCGAGGGCGAGTTCGAGGGCGGGGCCGGGCTCGAGGAGTACCTCGAGCGGACCTGGTTGGTCAACGAGACCGACAACTGGGAGGACGACTCCGACAAGGTCACGCTGATGACGCTGCACGCCGCTAAGGGCCTCGAGTTCCCGGTGGTCTACCTCGTGGCGGTCGAGGACGGCATCCTGCCGCACGAACGCAGCTCGATGGACACCCAGCAGCTGGAGGAGGAACGCCGGCTGGCGTTCGTCGGCATCACCCGCGCCGAACAGCAGCTCCAGCTCAGCCTGGTCCGCCGCCGCGACTTCCGCGGCCAGCGCCGCATGGCCGTCCCCAGCAGCTTCTTGATGGAGATGCCGACTGCCGAGATGGACACCGACCACGGCGGCCAGACGTTCGAGATCGACCCGTGGGAGCAGTTCGAGCTGCCCCCCGAGGAAGAGGTCTGGACCGACCCCAACGCGGCCGAGCCAGAGGAGTCGAAGCCGTCGATCTCCGCGGCGATCACCACCGCCGCGGAGCTGAGTGGCGAGGCCGCCCCCAAGCCGTCGCACCCCCCCCAACCGCACACCCGGTTCTCGCCCGACGACTTCTCGCTCGACATGACCGTGCGGCACCCCGAGTACGGGCTTGGTAAGATCAAGTCGCTCAGCGGCGCCGGCAAACGCCGCGCGGCGACCGTCGAGTTCGCGCTCGCCGGCGAGCGACGCATCGTCCTCGCCCACAGCCCGCTCGAGCCGGTGGGGAACAAAGGCTGA
- a CDS encoding DUF2256 domain-containing protein, which yields MPHAKPNLPTKSCAHCGRDFAWRKKWQRCWEQVRYCSERCRNAAKAERR from the coding sequence ATGCCCCACGCCAAACCGAACCTTCCAACCAAATCCTGCGCCCACTGCGGCAGGGACTTCGCTTGGCGGAAGAAGTGGCAGCGGTGCTGGGAGCAGGTACGGTACTGCAGCGAGCGGTGCCGCAACGCGGCGAAGGCAGAGCGGCGCTAG
- a CDS encoding FAD-binding domain-containing protein, which yields MRRDFENREQLIDYVRTEFPEAAAVSDFVSDIRGGLAAAEQQFDAVDPVAYGRTRNSLDGAVTGLSPYLRHGVLGLAETISRVKQQVDSPQSAYKLLQELAWRDYWRRVLDEIGDDVWEDQEPYKTGFDADYYQDSLPDDFVNAETGNDFVDGVVRELHETGYLHNQLRMKIAAYLVHWRRVRWQAGAAWMLSHLLDGDLASNNLSWQWVASTFAAKPYIFNQENLQHVTCGRFTGADADGASPFADSYDELNARLFPGATPQ from the coding sequence ATGCGACGCGATTTCGAAAACCGAGAGCAGCTCATCGACTACGTCCGCACGGAGTTTCCGGAGGCAGCGGCGGTTTCGGACTTCGTGTCCGACATCCGCGGTGGCCTGGCAGCCGCCGAGCAGCAGTTCGACGCCGTCGACCCGGTCGCCTACGGGCGGACGCGGAACTCGCTCGATGGGGCGGTCACCGGGTTGTCGCCCTACCTCCGCCACGGCGTGCTGGGGCTCGCCGAGACGATCAGCCGCGTGAAGCAGCAGGTCGATTCGCCCCAGTCGGCCTACAAGCTGCTCCAGGAGCTCGCCTGGCGTGACTACTGGCGAAGGGTGCTTGATGAGATTGGCGACGACGTGTGGGAGGACCAGGAGCCGTACAAGACCGGCTTCGACGCCGACTACTACCAGGACTCCCTGCCCGATGACTTCGTGAACGCCGAGACCGGCAACGACTTCGTCGACGGCGTCGTCCGCGAGCTGCACGAGACCGGCTACCTGCACAACCAGCTGCGGATGAAGATCGCCGCTTACCTGGTCCACTGGCGGCGCGTCCGCTGGCAGGCGGGCGCCGCCTGGATGCTGTCGCACCTGCTCGACGGCGACCTCGCCTCGAACAACCTGTCGTGGCAGTGGGTCGCCAGCACCTTCGCGGCCAAGCCGTACATCTTCAACCAGGAAAACCTGCAGCACGTCACCTGCGGCCGGTTCACTGGCGCCGACGCCGACGGCGCCTCGCCGTTCGCCGACAGCTACGACGAACTCAACGCCCGGCTGTTCCCAGGAGCCACCCCGCAATGA
- a CDS encoding SAM-dependent methyltransferase produces MLTSQYLFAACQAGAQNALKQEVEFRAPEWRLSFSRPGFVTFKAPGPVSLASEEIPRMTFARTRGLSLGKATGTDQLDELVGQVWASEQVQQLVAEHAPLAVHVWRRDEVVPGADGFEPGRDELSAMVRAALCAAAPEGALHNPQTPPSEGAVLDVALVAPNEWWLGAHLMKSRVDRWPGGVPNLKLPEDAVSRAYLKIEEALRWAALPTHAGDVWVEIGCAPGGASQALLERGMGVIGVDPADVDPLLDEHPDFMHLKMRAGDVRRKEFEPARWLACDVNAAPQYTLDAVEPIVSHREVSIRGMILTLKLPDWSLAEPAALDAIVKRVKGWGYKDVRLRQLAFNRRELCLAALRSRGQRRLRR; encoded by the coding sequence ATGCTAACCAGCCAGTACCTCTTCGCCGCCTGCCAGGCAGGCGCCCAGAACGCCCTCAAGCAAGAGGTCGAGTTCCGCGCGCCCGAATGGCGGCTGTCGTTCAGCCGCCCCGGCTTCGTCACGTTCAAGGCGCCCGGGCCGGTCTCGCTCGCCAGCGAGGAGATTCCGCGCATGACCTTCGCCCGCACCCGCGGGCTGTCGCTCGGCAAGGCGACCGGCACCGACCAGCTCGACGAGCTGGTCGGTCAGGTGTGGGCGTCCGAGCAGGTCCAGCAGCTGGTCGCCGAGCACGCGCCGCTAGCCGTGCACGTCTGGCGGCGGGACGAGGTCGTGCCCGGCGCCGACGGCTTCGAGCCGGGCCGTGACGAGCTGAGCGCGATGGTCCGCGCGGCCCTCTGCGCGGCCGCGCCCGAGGGCGCCCTGCACAACCCACAGACCCCGCCGTCCGAGGGCGCCGTGCTCGACGTCGCGCTGGTGGCGCCGAACGAGTGGTGGCTGGGCGCCCACCTGATGAAGTCCCGCGTCGACCGCTGGCCCGGCGGCGTGCCGAACCTCAAACTCCCCGAGGACGCCGTCAGCCGAGCGTACCTCAAGATCGAGGAGGCCCTCCGCTGGGCCGCCCTGCCGACCCACGCCGGCGACGTCTGGGTCGAGATCGGCTGCGCCCCCGGCGGCGCCAGCCAGGCGCTGCTCGAGCGCGGCATGGGCGTGATCGGCGTCGACCCGGCCGATGTCGACCCGCTGCTCGACGAGCACCCCGACTTCATGCACCTGAAGATGCGGGCCGGCGACGTCCGCCGCAAGGAGTTCGAACCGGCCCGCTGGCTGGCGTGCGACGTGAACGCCGCCCCGCAGTACACGCTCGACGCGGTCGAGCCGATCGTCTCGCACCGGGAGGTCTCGATCCGTGGCATGATCCTCACGCTCAAGCTGCCCGACTGGTCGCTGGCCGAACCCGCCGCGCTCGACGCGATCGTCAAACGCGTGAAGGGCTGGGGCTACAAGGACGTGCGGCTCCGGCAACTGGCCTTCAACCGCCGCGAGTTGTGTTTGGCCGCGCTGCGGAGCCGCGGTCAGCGGCGGCTGCGGCGGTAG
- a CDS encoding deoxyribodipyrimidine photo-lyase, whose product MSNAITWVHDEMLSPAWQSPETPSVFIFDEQWIETEQISLKRIVFMYECLLEMPGVEIRKGNVVAEVTRFAQEHHATRIVTARSPLPRLKRQGAQLATQLTVDWIDPEPIVTLPEGVDLKRFSRYWRRAEKQVLRND is encoded by the coding sequence ATGAGCAACGCGATCACTTGGGTCCACGACGAGATGCTGAGCCCCGCGTGGCAGTCGCCCGAAACGCCGTCCGTGTTTATCTTCGACGAGCAGTGGATTGAAACAGAGCAGATCTCGCTCAAACGGATCGTGTTTATGTACGAGTGTTTGCTCGAGATGCCCGGCGTCGAGATCCGCAAGGGGAACGTCGTCGCCGAGGTCACGAGATTCGCCCAGGAGCACCACGCCACCCGCATCGTCACCGCCCGCAGCCCCCTGCCCCGCCTCAAACGCCAGGGCGCCCAGCTAGCAACGCAGCTAACAGTCGACTGGATCGACCCCGAGCCAATCGTGACCCTGCCCGAGGGCGTCGACCTCAAACGCTTCAGCCGCTACTGGCGCCGCGCCGAGAAGCAAGTGCTGCGAAACGACTAG
- a CDS encoding DUF3592 domain-containing protein, whose translation MRSRFRLWLKKRGARRSGSPRTALAAELLYHVVFVGVGAVALWLHVQNVLIPHWVLRSELAEYQPSVCRVVQKKCQPQQGPTGLEHQPECQVQLRQEGPLQPTSWLPPVWAMADEPSPNRADAEQSLERFEVGAEHPCWFDPDNPQTVTLTQHRRWWIWLVTLIPFSLMVLGVVGMVRSLMSAGVSPERRQSVAQRAGRWEAAFGSSGSPVGTGLPDTSQVTDSPGVRQRYRLPSLGDPGWRIATLATICVAWNLLVVFFMTGLGIEFWMGRPQWALSLAIAPLAIGGVYMVALLYHEARSSTGIGLTSVEVSDHPFYPGGRYRGLMMQTGQFKFRALSVALICEEIATFCEGTDTRTSVEEVFRQVVLQEPRSEVSTSKPLEREFGFEIPVGAMHSFKAPHNEVRWSLEVRVTPLRWPPFRRSYLVCVYPARQEAAAAAEPPLTTADR comes from the coding sequence ATGCGTTCTCGATTCCGCCTGTGGCTGAAAAAGCGTGGTGCGCGGCGGAGCGGCTCGCCGCGCACCGCGCTCGCCGCCGAGCTGCTGTACCACGTCGTGTTTGTCGGCGTCGGCGCGGTGGCCCTGTGGCTGCACGTGCAGAACGTGCTGATCCCGCACTGGGTGCTGCGGAGCGAGCTGGCCGAGTACCAGCCAAGCGTTTGCCGCGTGGTCCAGAAAAAGTGCCAGCCCCAGCAGGGGCCGACCGGCCTGGAGCACCAGCCCGAGTGCCAGGTGCAGCTGCGGCAGGAGGGCCCCCTCCAGCCGACGAGCTGGCTCCCGCCGGTTTGGGCGATGGCCGACGAGCCCTCGCCCAACCGGGCGGACGCCGAGCAGAGCCTCGAGCGGTTTGAGGTCGGCGCAGAGCACCCCTGCTGGTTCGACCCCGACAACCCGCAGACGGTCACCCTGACGCAGCACCGACGGTGGTGGATCTGGCTGGTGACGCTGATCCCGTTCTCGCTGATGGTGCTCGGCGTGGTCGGCATGGTGCGTTCGTTGATGTCGGCGGGCGTCTCGCCCGAGAGGCGGCAGTCGGTCGCGCAGCGGGCCGGCCGCTGGGAGGCGGCCTTCGGCTCATCGGGCAGCCCGGTCGGCACCGGCCTGCCCGACACCTCGCAGGTGACCGACAGCCCCGGCGTGCGGCAGCGGTACCGGCTGCCCTCGCTCGGCGACCCCGGCTGGCGGATCGCCACGCTGGCCACGATCTGCGTCGCCTGGAACCTGCTGGTGGTGTTCTTCATGACCGGGCTCGGCATCGAGTTCTGGATGGGCCGCCCGCAGTGGGCGTTGTCGCTGGCCATCGCGCCGCTGGCGATCGGCGGCGTCTACATGGTCGCCCTGCTGTACCACGAGGCCCGCTCCTCCACCGGCATCGGGCTGACCAGCGTGGAGGTCAGCGACCACCCCTTCTACCCGGGCGGGCGGTACCGCGGGCTGATGATGCAAACCGGCCAGTTCAAGTTCCGGGCGTTGAGCGTCGCGTTGATCTGCGAAGAGATCGCCACCTTCTGCGAGGGGACCGACACCCGCACCAGCGTCGAGGAGGTGTTCCGGCAGGTGGTGCTGCAGGAGCCGCGGTCGGAGGTGAGCACCAGCAAGCCGCTGGAGCGGGAGTTCGGCTTCGAGATCCCCGTGGGGGCGATGCACTCGTTCAAGGCCCCGCACAACGAGGTGCGTTGGTCGCTCGAGGTGCGGGTCACGCCGCTGCGGTGGCCGCCGTTCCGCCGCAGCTACCTGGTGTGCGTGTACCCGGCCCGCCAGGAGGCCGCCGCCGCGGCGGAGCCCCCGTTGACAACAGCAGACCGATAG
- the glpX gene encoding class II fructose-bisphosphatase — protein MPRHDPERAIDLDLVRCTENASLAAWKHFGRGDKNTADYAASDAIRGMFELIECRGLVRIGEGRKDDAPGIFTGERLGAWGEDHIPAAIALDPIDGTTLTAKGLPGAISVIAASTCTRPEDNPSGLFPAIPSHYMQKLAVGPIVAESDVHVDLDAPLRATLSTVAGQLRKRVRDLVVVVLDRPRHEAIITELRGVGCGVRLIPDGDVAAAIAPSLPDSGVDAYVGVGGSPEAVIAAAAIKCLGGQQLCRMWPKSDDELATLKAEHRCTPDDLARVWDVESMAPGEHIIFAATGISDSPMLPGIRYRNHHAVTTSILMRARNRTVRRVEAYHDLGRKTIRVGSSGDEVTL, from the coding sequence ATGCCCCGACACGACCCAGAACGCGCCATCGACCTCGACCTGGTCCGCTGCACCGAGAACGCGTCGCTCGCGGCCTGGAAGCACTTCGGCCGGGGCGACAAGAACACGGCCGACTACGCCGCCTCCGACGCCATCCGCGGCATGTTCGAGCTGATCGAGTGCCGCGGCCTGGTCCGCATCGGCGAGGGCCGCAAGGACGACGCGCCCGGCATCTTCACCGGCGAGCGGCTCGGCGCCTGGGGCGAGGACCACATCCCCGCCGCCATCGCGCTCGACCCGATCGACGGCACCACGCTCACCGCCAAGGGCCTGCCCGGCGCGATCTCGGTGATCGCGGCCTCGACCTGCACGCGGCCCGAGGACAACCCATCCGGCCTGTTCCCGGCGATCCCCTCGCACTACATGCAGAAGCTGGCGGTCGGACCCATTGTCGCCGAGTCCGACGTGCACGTCGACCTCGACGCGCCGCTGCGGGCCACGCTCAGCACGGTCGCCGGCCAGCTCCGCAAGCGGGTCCGCGACCTGGTCGTCGTGGTGCTCGACCGCCCCCGCCACGAGGCGATCATCACCGAACTCCGCGGGGTCGGCTGCGGCGTCCGCCTGATCCCCGACGGCGACGTCGCGGCCGCGATCGCGCCGAGCCTGCCCGACTCGGGCGTCGACGCGTACGTCGGCGTCGGCGGCAGCCCGGAGGCGGTGATCGCCGCGGCCGCCATCAAGTGCCTCGGCGGCCAGCAGCTCTGCCGCATGTGGCCCAAGTCCGACGACGAGCTCGCCACGCTCAAAGCCGAGCACCGCTGCACCCCCGACGACCTCGCCCGCGTGTGGGACGTCGAGTCGATGGCGCCGGGCGAGCACATCATCTTCGCGGCCACCGGCATCAGCGACTCGCCGATGCTGCCCGGCATCCGCTACCGCAACCACCACGCCGTTACGACGTCGATCCTGATGCGGGCCCGCAACCGCACCGTCCGCCGCGTCGAGGCCTACCACGACCTCGGCCGCAAGACGATCCGCGTCGGCAGCTCGGGCGACGAGGTGACGCTGTAG